Proteins co-encoded in one Pyxidicoccus xibeiensis genomic window:
- a CDS encoding LysR family transcriptional regulator has translation MDQLSAMSVFRRVVEAGSYSGAARALNISVASASKQVAALEERLGARLLHRTTRRLALTEAGREYYARCGRILDEVAEAEARVAEREAAVRGNLRVTAPFSFGLLHMSAPLTAYARAWPDVRVELLLNDRMVDLVEEGFDVALRMTAHPADTSLVAVKLARARRVLCAAPGYLKREGRPRRPADLAKHRCLINPGTFSPTTWLLRGPEGPLAVEVRATLSVNSSLSLRDAALAELGLVLMPEFVVAEELRDGRLEALLTTYEPEPLHIYALHPHGRFVPRRVRLFVDTLRAHFSGAAWRAR, from the coding sequence GTGGACCAGCTCAGCGCCATGTCGGTGTTCCGGCGGGTGGTGGAGGCAGGCAGCTACTCGGGCGCCGCGCGGGCGCTGAACATCTCCGTGGCCAGCGCGAGCAAGCAGGTGGCGGCGCTGGAGGAGCGGCTGGGCGCGCGGCTGCTCCACCGCACCACGCGCCGGCTGGCGCTCACCGAGGCGGGCCGCGAGTACTACGCCCGCTGCGGCCGCATCCTCGACGAGGTGGCCGAGGCCGAGGCCCGCGTCGCCGAGCGCGAGGCCGCCGTGCGCGGCAACCTGCGCGTCACCGCGCCCTTCTCGTTCGGGCTTTTGCACATGAGCGCGCCGCTCACCGCCTACGCGCGCGCCTGGCCGGACGTGCGCGTGGAGCTGCTGCTGAATGACCGGATGGTGGACCTCGTGGAGGAGGGCTTCGACGTGGCGCTGCGGATGACGGCGCACCCCGCGGACACGTCGCTGGTGGCGGTGAAGCTCGCGCGGGCCCGCCGCGTGCTGTGCGCGGCGCCGGGCTACCTGAAGCGCGAGGGGCGGCCCCGCCGGCCGGCGGACCTCGCGAAGCACCGCTGCCTCATCAACCCGGGCACCTTCTCACCCACCACCTGGCTGCTGCGCGGGCCCGAGGGCCCCCTGGCCGTGGAGGTCCGCGCCACCCTCTCCGTCAACAGCAGCCTCTCCCTGCGCGACGCCGCGCTCGCGGAGCTGGGGCTGGTGCTGATGCCGGAGTTCGTCGTGGCGGAGGAGCTGCGCGACGGGCGCCTGGAGGCCCTGCTCACCACGTACGAGCCGGAGCCCCTGCACATCTACGCCCTGCATCCGCACGGCCGCTTCGTGCCCCGGCGCGTGCGACTCTTCGTGGACACGCTCCGCGCGCACTTCTCGGGCGCGGCGTGGCGGGCCCGCTGA
- a CDS encoding LamG domain-containing protein: protein MARAFDITTTSPTLRLDSSRRGEVAFTVTNSLGRPVRGRAVIVPEGTTPPGWFSIVDETERDFPRDGTHVFTVKTAVPASQAGGEHGFHLLVVDQANPDEHFAEGPPVSFRVPAPVIVAKKKIPWWIPAAAAAAVLIMVLVGVLVSRRGPAEEEGPGTGGSGPPVTEAPAQPPPPAPVLEFNGTSTYVDLGEPLALEITGPITLEAWIRPTSADTVQNIVARGYTATNASEEIALRVSGRYYQVGSYMTGKPYAFAYMTLPVQDLNRWVHVAGVYDGQKWKLYRNGELMSEVDQAGGGAYPLSARWAIGAKGGGGERFFKGRIRDVRIWSVARTQEQLEEGMKKPPDPSEEGLAGYWPMNEGSGRRVVDQSGNEAHGFIQGGKWMIPETAQDGGTPPPSPPPQQ from the coding sequence ATGGCCCGGGCGTTCGACATCACCACCACGTCGCCCACGCTGAGGCTGGATTCGAGCCGGCGTGGGGAGGTGGCCTTCACCGTCACCAACTCGCTCGGCCGCCCCGTCCGGGGGAGGGCCGTCATCGTTCCCGAGGGGACGACTCCTCCGGGGTGGTTCTCCATCGTGGATGAGACGGAGCGGGACTTCCCCCGGGACGGCACGCATGTCTTCACCGTCAAGACGGCCGTCCCCGCGTCCCAGGCCGGGGGCGAGCATGGCTTCCACCTGCTGGTGGTCGACCAGGCCAACCCCGACGAGCACTTCGCCGAGGGCCCACCGGTGTCGTTCCGCGTCCCGGCCCCGGTCATCGTCGCCAAGAAGAAGATTCCCTGGTGGATTCCCGCGGCGGCCGCGGCGGCCGTCCTCATCATGGTGCTGGTGGGCGTGCTGGTGTCGCGCCGGGGACCCGCCGAGGAGGAGGGGCCGGGCACGGGTGGCTCCGGCCCTCCGGTGACGGAGGCCCCGGCCCAGCCGCCGCCTCCGGCCCCGGTGCTGGAGTTCAACGGGACCAGCACCTATGTGGACCTGGGCGAGCCCCTGGCGCTGGAAATCACGGGGCCCATCACCCTCGAGGCGTGGATTCGGCCGACGTCCGCCGACACCGTCCAGAACATCGTGGCCCGGGGCTACACCGCGACCAACGCATCCGAGGAAATCGCTCTGCGCGTCAGCGGCAGGTACTACCAGGTCGGCTCGTACATGACGGGAAAGCCCTATGCCTTCGCGTACATGACCCTGCCCGTGCAGGACCTGAACCGGTGGGTGCACGTGGCCGGTGTCTATGACGGTCAGAAGTGGAAGCTCTACCGCAATGGCGAGCTGATGTCCGAAGTGGACCAGGCCGGTGGTGGTGCCTACCCCCTCAGCGCGCGCTGGGCCATCGGGGCCAAGGGGGGCGGTGGCGAGCGCTTCTTCAAGGGCAGGATTCGGGACGTGCGCATCTGGAGTGTTGCCCGCACCCAGGAGCAGCTCGAGGAGGGAATGAAGAAGCCCCCAGACCCTTCCGAGGAGGGCCTGGCCGGCTACTGGCCGATGAACGAGGGCAGCGGCAGGCGCGTCGTGGACCAGAGCGGTAACGAAGCCCACGGCTTCATCCAGGGCGGGAAGTGGATGATTCCCGAGACGGCCCAGGACGGTGGCACGCCTCCGCCCTCGCCCCCGCCCCAGCAGTAG
- a CDS encoding LamG domain-containing protein: MARAFDITTPSPMLKLDGSRRGEVGFTVTNSLGQPVQGRATVVPEGATPPEWFSLAGEAERDFPRDGTHVFHVRVAVPPSQAVGEHAFRLLVVDQANPDEHFADGPLVAFKVTAPSVIARRRFPWWIPASAAAAVLIMVLVGVLLARRGQDEGTGGSGQQAQPQAMVLAFDGSSTYVDLGEPPALEVTGPITLEAWIRPTSSEGLQNIVSLGYVPSPNGGGVVLGIVSGYYQARSNMDGKGSGFALASIPAQDLDQWVHLAAVHDGDKWRLYRNGELLAEASHPGGGVFPLDARWAIGAKGSGGERFFKGNIRDVRIWRVARTPEQLREGMSHPPDENAKGLAGYWPLDEGQGNNVQDHSGNEAHGFIQGLEQWTPDAPPQAGAPTSPP, encoded by the coding sequence ATGGCCCGGGCGTTCGACATCACCACCCCGTCGCCCATGCTGAAGCTGGACGGAAGCCGGCGCGGGGAGGTGGGCTTCACCGTCACCAACTCGCTCGGCCAGCCCGTCCAGGGCAGGGCCACCGTCGTTCCCGAGGGGGCGACGCCTCCAGAGTGGTTCTCGCTCGCGGGCGAGGCCGAGCGGGACTTCCCCCGGGACGGCACCCACGTCTTCCACGTCAGGGTGGCCGTCCCGCCCTCACAGGCCGTGGGCGAGCATGCCTTCCGCCTGCTCGTCGTCGACCAGGCCAATCCCGACGAGCACTTCGCGGACGGTCCGCTGGTGGCATTCAAGGTGACTGCCCCGAGCGTCATCGCCCGGAGGCGCTTCCCCTGGTGGATTCCCGCTTCGGCCGCGGCGGCTGTCCTCATCATGGTGCTGGTGGGCGTGCTGCTGGCGCGCCGGGGCCAGGACGAGGGCACGGGAGGCTCCGGCCAGCAGGCGCAACCCCAGGCCATGGTGCTCGCCTTCGACGGGAGCTCGACCTACGTGGACCTGGGCGAGCCTCCGGCACTGGAAGTCACCGGTCCCATCACCCTCGAGGCGTGGATTCGTCCGACGAGCTCCGAGGGACTCCAGAACATCGTGTCCCTGGGCTACGTCCCGAGTCCCAACGGAGGGGGCGTCGTCCTGGGCATCGTGTCGGGCTACTATCAGGCCAGATCGAACATGGATGGAAAGGGCTCCGGTTTCGCGCTTGCGTCCATACCCGCGCAGGACCTGGACCAGTGGGTGCACCTCGCCGCCGTCCATGACGGTGACAAGTGGAGGCTCTACCGCAATGGCGAGCTGCTAGCCGAGGCTTCCCATCCCGGGGGCGGTGTCTTCCCCCTCGACGCCCGCTGGGCCATCGGCGCCAAGGGCAGTGGTGGCGAGCGCTTCTTCAAGGGCAACATCCGGGACGTGCGCATCTGGCGTGTCGCCCGCACCCCGGAGCAGCTCCGCGAGGGAATGAGCCATCCTCCGGACGAGAACGCGAAGGGCCTGGCCGGTTACTGGCCCCTCGACGAGGGACAGGGCAACAACGTCCAGGACCACAGCGGCAACGAGGCCCACGGCTTCATCCAGGGCCTCGAGCAGTGGACGCCCGACGCGCCGCCGCAGGCAGGCGCGCCCACGTCACCACCGTGA
- a CDS encoding DUF4276 family protein: MKRLFVVVEGPTEEGFVKGVLAPHLQERSIFTFPIIVTNRRDALTGAKLNKGGGPWRNWVKDLRRIMGDNPGPDVAFTTLIDLYGLPRDFPQLDALSKIADTRQRASEVETVMSKQFNDHRFIPYTQRHEFEALVLAGLHALALLLDAGADVAGLAQLRSEVAALAPEDVNDGPETAPSKRLLARVPSYRKTLHGPLVVESTGLASLRAVCPRFNAWVTKLEGL, encoded by the coding sequence GTGAAGCGTCTCTTTGTCGTGGTGGAAGGGCCGACCGAGGAAGGGTTCGTGAAAGGCGTCCTCGCTCCGCACCTGCAGGAGCGCTCCATCTTCACGTTCCCCATCATCGTGACGAACCGCCGCGACGCGCTCACCGGCGCCAAGCTGAACAAGGGCGGGGGCCCGTGGCGGAACTGGGTCAAGGACTTGAGGCGCATCATGGGTGACAACCCAGGGCCCGACGTGGCCTTCACCACGCTGATTGACCTCTATGGGCTGCCCAGGGACTTTCCCCAGCTCGACGCGCTCTCCAAGATCGCGGATACCCGTCAACGGGCGTCCGAGGTGGAGACGGTGATGTCCAAGCAGTTCAATGACCATCGCTTCATCCCCTATACCCAGCGGCACGAGTTTGAGGCGCTGGTGCTGGCCGGGCTGCATGCGCTGGCCCTGCTCCTTGACGCGGGGGCGGACGTGGCGGGGCTCGCGCAGCTCCGCTCCGAGGTCGCGGCGCTGGCGCCCGAGGACGTGAACGATGGCCCCGAGACAGCGCCTTCCAAGCGGCTCCTGGCCAGGGTTCCCAGCTACAGGAAGACCTTGCATGGGCCGCTCGTGGTCGAGTCGACCGGGCTCGCGAGTCTTCGGGCAGTCTGTCCTCGCTTCAATGCCTGGGTGACGAAGCTCGAGGGACTGTAA
- a CDS encoding AAA family ATPase: MSPENKAITRIQVEGYRSLRSVELRPGRVTVLIGANGAGKSNLLSLLRMIALMRTQSLRRYVGEAGGASALLHYGPKLTREIGIRLEFEQQTGANAYSTRLGYAAGDTLLYLDETVEYRPSGSAEFKVTSLGAGHKESMLEEAAGEQGNPTAKVVRWWLSRTNFFHFHDTSFAAPLRQNSRQEDVRFLRSDGSNLAAYLRALSTSEEPAKQASWRRISQLVRRVAPFIKALQPTLVDPAHPETSSVRLDWIDERDQLFGPHHLSDGTLRCIALFTALGQPVESLPAFLSIDEPELGLHPAALGILASLVRSVSTHAQVLLATQSPALLDLFEPQEVVVTERAEGATTFRRLDPGQLAGWLEDYSLSELYDKNVLGGRP, encoded by the coding sequence ATGTCCCCTGAGAACAAAGCCATCACGCGCATCCAGGTCGAAGGGTACAGGTCGCTCCGGAGCGTCGAGCTGAGGCCAGGCCGCGTGACGGTGCTCATCGGCGCCAACGGGGCGGGCAAATCGAACCTGCTCTCCCTGTTGAGGATGATTGCGCTGATGCGGACGCAGTCGCTCCGCCGGTACGTCGGTGAGGCCGGCGGAGCGTCCGCGCTTCTGCACTACGGGCCCAAGCTAACGCGGGAGATCGGCATCCGGCTGGAGTTCGAGCAGCAGACGGGCGCGAACGCCTACAGCACCCGGCTGGGCTATGCGGCAGGAGATACGCTGCTCTACCTGGACGAGACCGTGGAGTACCGGCCCTCTGGGAGCGCCGAGTTCAAGGTCACGTCGTTGGGGGCGGGACACAAGGAGTCGATGCTGGAAGAGGCGGCGGGCGAGCAGGGCAACCCGACGGCGAAGGTCGTGCGGTGGTGGCTGTCGAGGACGAACTTCTTTCACTTCCACGACACCTCCTTCGCGGCTCCGCTGCGCCAGAACTCACGCCAGGAGGACGTGCGGTTCCTGCGGTCCGATGGAAGCAACCTGGCCGCCTACCTCCGAGCGCTCTCGACGAGTGAAGAGCCCGCAAAGCAGGCGTCGTGGCGTCGCATCAGCCAGCTCGTCAGGCGTGTGGCGCCCTTCATCAAGGCGCTCCAGCCGACGCTGGTCGACCCGGCGCATCCGGAGACCTCGAGCGTGCGGCTGGACTGGATAGACGAACGGGACCAGCTCTTCGGCCCGCACCACCTCTCTGACGGAACGCTGCGCTGCATCGCGCTGTTCACCGCGCTCGGTCAGCCCGTGGAGTCGCTGCCCGCGTTCCTCAGCATCGATGAGCCGGAGCTCGGGCTCCATCCCGCGGCGCTCGGCATCCTCGCCAGTCTAGTCCGCTCCGTCAGCACCCACGCGCAGGTCCTGCTGGCGACCCAGTCGCCCGCGCTGCTGGACCTCTTCGAGCCCCAGGAGGTGGTCGTCACGGAGCGAGCGGAGGGGGCCACCACCTTCCGGCGGCTGGACCCGGGTCAGCTCGCGGGCTGGCTCGAGGACTACAGCCTGTCCGAGCTCTACGACAAGAACGTCCTGGGGGGGCGCCCGTGA